AGTATTAATTTATTAATAAATGAGCGAAATAAATTGTAAGGTAGCAATGCCATTAGTGCAACGCTGAGCCCCATTGCCGTTGAAATTAGTGCTTGTGCTATTCCCCCTACGACGGCGGTAGGGTTATCAACACCCTGTAAGCTTAAAATATTAAATGATTCAATAATACCCAATACGGTACCTAGAATGCCTAACATAGGAGAAAGGGTGATGACCGTATCGAGCAAGGCTTGACCGCGAGACATCTGATTAATTTGCTGCTCTGCGTAGGATTGCATTTTATCCGTAGCGGGAAAGGGTAATGATAAAATGCCATGCTCTAGCATTTTTGTCGCAGGAGTATTGAGCTGCTGGACAAAGTATATTGCGTTATTAGTCTGTTTTTGCTGCAATGCATTAAAGCATTTTGTAATGGCAACATCATCACTTTTTAAGGCGTAGTAAGCCCACATAAAAAGCCGTTCAAGAGTCACCGTTGTGGTTAAAAAAGAGGCTAGTAATAATAACCACATAACGATACCACCTTGCTGAAACCATGTTGGCATTGCCTGTTGGATATCTGTAAAAATTGATATAGTAGCAAAGCTGTTTGATACACTATCCATCGCCATTTATCTGTTATTCCTATCGTTTTATGAGGGGCACAGTTTACCGTTTTACCCAGAACCAATCAAAAATGATTGCAGGGTAAGCACTCATTGTGTGCTCTGAGTGACATTAATGAGCGATCCTATCAAGATCGCCCCATTAATGGTTGTTATTTATTTTGCAATTCGAGTGACTGCAATCAATGTCTCGCTATTATCCAATTGAATAGATCATATAATTAAAGGCGTTGCTATTACGATTTCAAGGGGGTGATATTAACTAAATTTATGCCATTCTCCGATTTAATTATATCCGCTTCAATAGAAAAACAGTGGCGTAAATTTTCCGCGTTAAGGACCTCTTGGGCACTGCCATCGGCAATGACAGAGGTTGTATTGTGGGCATCTTTGCCGAGTAAAATAATACGGTCACAATAACGTGCAGCGAAGTTTAGATCATGAAGCGCAGTGATCGCTAACTTACCATTTTTGCTGAGTGACTCTATTAATTGTAATGTTTCGATTTGATGGCAAATATCTAAACTGGCGATGGGTTCATCGAGTAAAATAGTGGGTGATTGCTGTGCGAGGGCTCGGGCAATAATAACGCGTTGTTTTTCACCACCGGAGAGGGTGTTAACAATTCGATTACGAAGGTGAATAATATCTGTTTTATGTAAAGCTTGTTCGATCAACCTAAGATCTTCTTTGTTGAGTAATTCAAAGGCGCCTAAATAGGGATTTCGTCCCATAGCCACGATCTCTTCAACGCTAAAGGCGTAGGGTAGCTCCGTTGATTGTGGTACAAATGCGATCTTTTTGGCTATATCTCGACGTTTCTGTGCTTGCAGGTCAATATCATCGACCATGACAACTCCCGATTGCGGCTTCAACAGTCCGAGTAAAAGTTTTAGTAGTGTGCTCTTACCCGCGCCATTTGCACCGATTAAGCCAACAAACTGCCCCGATTGAAAGGTCAGGTTAATATTTTTTAGCACTGCTTGTTTGTTATAGGAAAAGGTTAAATTACGACAAGATATAGGTGACATAGCCATCTCCACTAATTGATAACAAAACGTTGCTTGATCAATAGGAATAAAAAGAACGGCGCACCGCATGCGGCCGTGACGACTCCTAGTGGAATAGCTTGTTCAGTGAAAAAGAGGGTTAATAAAAGGTCAGCACCGAGTAAAGCTATAGCACCGGAAAAAAGGCAAGCTGGTAATAGGTAGCGGTGTGCTGGCCCTAATAATAGACGTAAGATATGTGGCACCACTAAGCCAATGAAGGCAATCCCCCCCACGACAGAGACTGCCGCAGCAACCATTGCTGAACTAATAATTAATAGATTACGCCTTGTTCTTTTTACATCGACCCCGACAGACATTGCATGTTGTTCACCGAGTAATAAGAGGTCTAACTGTTTAGCGTAAAAAAGTAATAGGATGAACCCGCTTGTGACAATGGGAACAATGATCAATACGTGATCCCATGTGCGCCCATCAAGCCCGCCCATGGTCCAATAAATAATCATTCGTGCAACATCCCAATTATTAAGTGATAAGGCGAGTAGCAATGAAATCAGCGATACGTTTAATGCACCAATGGCTACGCCTGAAAGAAGTAAAGTTGCCACACTTATTTGTCCGCGACGGACAGAAATTCGATAGACGAGGGCAAGTGAAATAATCGCCCCAATAAAGCCGAAAAAGGGGATAGCCCATGCACTGAATAGTGATGCACCGAGATAGATAGCGATAACCGCGCCCAATGATGCGCCTGAAGAGACGCCCAAAATAGACGGGGAGGCGAGTGGATTACGAAACATACCTTGCATGACTAAGCCACATAAAGCCAAACTTGCGCCTGCAAAAACAGCGATCAACATACGTGGTAAGCGAACATCCAAAATAATACTACTTTGCCATGCTGGTACATCGCTGTGTTGATTTAAGAGCAGAGCTTGTTTAAATATAGTTGTAATTTGAGTCAGGGATATATGCACCGGACCTTGTAAAATTGCTAATATAATCAATGCGATAAATAACGCGATTAAGAAGCTAAATAGGGGCTTTTTAGGTAGTAAATGATCACTCATTGAGTGCCTCGTTATCTGTTTTTATTTCAGGGTGCAGGTATTTCGCCACTGCTTCAACGCCATGAATTCGGTGCTGTGATACGCTGCGCAACCATTTAGCCGGAATAGCGTAAACTTGCTTTTTCTTTATCGCGGGTACGTTAGCCCACGCTTTTTTATTGAGTAAAATATCAATTGCGGAGGCATTTTCTGACGGCTGATCGAGCTCCGATTGATTGATAATAATGACATCAGGTTGTAGCGAAATAGCTTGCTCTACACTGATTTTATTTTCACCATCGGGGAGAATTTCCGCTGCGACATTAATGCCTCCGGCTAAACGTATGGTTTCATCCATCAGTGAGTGAGCCCCGGTGCTATAACCATCTAAATTATAATAGAGCACTCGGAGTTTAGGTTTTCCCTGTATGGCCTTTTGTATGTTATGTAGTCGTTTTTTTATATTGGTAATAATAACCTGTGCGCGTTCTTTGCTGTCCGTTACCTGTGCAATCATATTAATATTATTAAAAATATCCGCGAATGAATTTAATGCACCAAGGCGAACCACCGCAATCTCGCTGCGTAGTAAATAACGCACCGTTTCAGGGTTGCTATAGGAAGCGATAAATACCAAATCCGGTTGCAGAGCAAGCATTGATTCAATTTCCCCCTGTGTGCGGGCAATATTGCTATCGTACAAACCGATAACATTAGACATATTTGGATAATCGACATAGCTGCTGACGGCAACTAGGCGTTTGGGATCGATTAAACCAGCCAGCATGTGATCCGTTGCCAAGGTCGCTGAAAGAATTCGTTGCGGTGGATTATCGATGACAAATTCAATCCCAGTGGGATCATGAAGGGTTTTAGGGAACGCTTGTCCTGATATTTCTGTGCTCAGATTTTTTTTACTGGGTTCAAGAAGGAGAAATAAAGGGCCCTTATTAAAGTTAATGAAAATAATAAAGATGATTAAAATAAGGGTAAAAAAGAATAATTTACGATTGTTCATTTTTACCCTTAGTCTGTTGTCGCAAAATTAGTGAATGGTAAAGCCGATATAGAGCGTAGCAGAATCGGTACCATAGTCGCTGATTTCAACGTAATCTTTATCGAATAAATTATCAATACGCGCGTTAAGCGCTAAGTTATCATTTACTTGATATGCTGCAGCAAGATTGACGATGGTGTGGCTTGGTAACTCTCGGTCCCCGTAGTCTGAACGTTCGCCAACATAACGCAGCGCTAAATTGCTACTGAAAGCCGGACTGAACATATAGTTCATATTAACACTGGCACTATGTTTGGGACGGCGTAATAACTCATTTTTTTGTGCCGTACCATCGTGCGTTTTCATATAGGTATATTGGCTATTGATACGCAGTGCCGAGGTTAAATTTGCAAATGTACTGACTTCAATACCTTTACTATCTTCATCTTGATTGACATATTCCCCCCAAGCACCAGCGGTTGGATCCCAACGGATGGCATCTTCATAGTTGGCATCAAAATAAGTGACATCAATATAACCATCCATGCTAGCGAAGTTATATTCTAACCCCGTATCCCAACTTTTACTTTTTTCTGGATTTAAATTTGGTGTTGAATAAGCACCATAAAGTTGGCTAAAAGTGGGGTTTCTCACACCACTACCTTGGCTCGCGTGGAAACGAAAGCCATCACTTAACCATGCTGTTAATGCTACTTTATGAGTATCGGTATCATCAAAATCACTATTAAAGTCATGGCGTAATGAGGTAACTAAAAAGATATTTTTTGCCCAATCAATTGCATATTCGCCGACGATTGCTGAGCTATCCATCGTCTGTTTGTCGTCAACGGACCAAGGTCTAAATGTAGAGTGTTCCGTTTCACCTAACACAGTGATTCGATGGTTTAAATCATGACTAGTTGCAAAAAAGTAGTCGCTTTGCATATCAATGGTAATATCGTCCCCAGAATTTTTAGTATAGGGGCCATAGTATCCCTGAGGCTCAAAATTTTCTGAATGGGTATCGGAATAGGCGATAGAGAGACGATTTTTCCAGCGCGCATCTAACAAATTTAAGTAGGCGTTTACTTTCCCTGAGCGCTCCCGTTTCTTTGAGTAATTGTTGTCGTTGTTAATGCCAGAATCAACGGGAAATAAGTTAACATCATATTCAGATTTCACCTGTGTGTAACGAAGCGCCATATCAAGTGAAAATTGTTTCGTGAGCTGCTGACCGCCACGAAAGGTCACATTCTGATTTTTATAGCTATCATCGTCGGGATCATCCCATCTGCCCGTTTTGCTGCTGATACCATCGGTTGAAACATTATAAGCGGAAAGTGAGTAATTATTTGTAGAGGTAGCACCATTAACATTAAAGCTTTGCTTATTGTAATTATGTGCGCCAAACTCGATATGGGCGCGGCCATTTAAATCACCACGCCCTTGTTTGGTGATAATATTAATGACACCACCCATTGCATCGCTGCCCCAAATTGCACTTTGAGGGCCGCGCAGTACCTCGATTTGCTCAATATCATCACTGAGTAGATTGGCAAAATCAAACCCGCCATTGGACGATGATAAATCACTGACTTTGACGCCATCAATAATGACGACGGTGTTTTGTGAGCTCGCACCACGAAGAAATACAGAGGTTTGTTTGCCGAATCCGCCCGTCCTATTAACACTCACTCCTGGGACATCATGAAGAATCTCCGCTACACTACGTGCTTGATTTTGTTGCAGGTATTTAGCGTCTATAATCGTCACTGAGCTGCCACTTTCAATCCGTTTTGTCGGCACTCGGCTTGCGGAAATAATGATGTCTTCTTTTCTGTTGTTATGTTCATTTAGCGTTTTTGTTGCGCTATTTTCTGTCTCGCTACTCTCACCGTTGGTTGTTTCTGCTGCATTAGCATAGAGACTAAATAGGCTGGTAAAAATCAAAGCATTAACTGCTGTGTGTAAACGTGGCATGGTTCTTCCTTGTTATATAAATATCAATATAATAAGAAAGCCTTATTTGAGCTCATTTGTATTAGGTAGATACCTAGCATAATTAGCGACGCTGTGAAGGCTTTCTCTGGCTCGCCACCATTACGATAGTATGCTACCCAAGACACTCAACTCTATTTTGCAGAGATTATCTAACTAAGTGC
This window of the Psychromonas sp. MME1 genome carries:
- a CDS encoding iron ABC transporter permease, which encodes MSDHLLPKKPLFSFLIALFIALIILAILQGPVHISLTQITTIFKQALLLNQHSDVPAWQSSIILDVRLPRMLIAVFAGASLALCGLVMQGMFRNPLASPSILGVSSGASLGAVIAIYLGASLFSAWAIPFFGFIGAIISLALVYRISVRRGQISVATLLLSGVAIGALNVSLISLLLALSLNNWDVARMIIYWTMGGLDGRTWDHVLIIVPIVTSGFILLLFYAKQLDLLLLGEQHAMSVGVDVKRTRRNLLIISSAMVAAAVSVVGGIAFIGLVVPHILRLLLGPAHRYLLPACLFSGAIALLGADLLLTLFFTEQAIPLGVVTAACGAPFFLFLLIKQRFVIN
- a CDS encoding MotA/TolQ/ExbB proton channel family protein, with protein sequence MAMDSVSNSFATISIFTDIQQAMPTWFQQGGIVMWLLLLASFLTTTVTLERLFMWAYYALKSDDVAITKCFNALQQKQTNNAIYFVQQLNTPATKMLEHGILSLPFPATDKMQSYAEQQINQMSRGQALLDTVITLSPMLGILGTVLGIIESFNILSLQGVDNPTAVVGGIAQALISTAMGLSVALMALLPYNLFRSFINKLILRLENIGSDFNHICQQKSLFRNPTWEVQNSANQHTSPFAMEENSSQPFYRYPFAKNQNKSKESKRDNREDMREASRAAVQELYSPEPEKKDFFSTGSKE
- a CDS encoding ABC transporter substrate-binding protein; this translates as MNNRKLFFFTLILIIFIIFINFNKGPLFLLLEPSKKNLSTEISGQAFPKTLHDPTGIEFVIDNPPQRILSATLATDHMLAGLIDPKRLVAVSSYVDYPNMSNVIGLYDSNIARTQGEIESMLALQPDLVFIASYSNPETVRYLLRSEIAVVRLGALNSFADIFNNINMIAQVTDSKERAQVIITNIKKRLHNIQKAIQGKPKLRVLYYNLDGYSTGAHSLMDETIRLAGGINVAAEILPDGENKISVEQAISLQPDVIIINQSELDQPSENASAIDILLNKKAWANVPAIKKKQVYAIPAKWLRSVSQHRIHGVEAVAKYLHPEIKTDNEALNE
- a CDS encoding ABC transporter ATP-binding protein, with amino-acid sequence MSPISCRNLTFSYNKQAVLKNINLTFQSGQFVGLIGANGAGKSTLLKLLLGLLKPQSGVVMVDDIDLQAQKRRDIAKKIAFVPQSTELPYAFSVEEIVAMGRNPYLGAFELLNKEDLRLIEQALHKTDIIHLRNRIVNTLSGGEKQRVIIARALAQQSPTILLDEPIASLDICHQIETLQLIESLSKNGKLAITALHDLNFAARYCDRIILLGKDAHNTTSVIADGSAQEVLNAENLRHCFSIEADIIKSENGINLVNITPLKS
- a CDS encoding TonB-dependent receptor → MPRLHTAVNALIFTSLFSLYANAAETTNGESSETENSATKTLNEHNNRKEDIIISASRVPTKRIESGSSVTIIDAKYLQQNQARSVAEILHDVPGVSVNRTGGFGKQTSVFLRGASSQNTVVIIDGVKVSDLSSSNGGFDFANLLSDDIEQIEVLRGPQSAIWGSDAMGGVINIITKQGRGDLNGRAHIEFGAHNYNKQSFNVNGATSTNNYSLSAYNVSTDGISSKTGRWDDPDDDSYKNQNVTFRGGQQLTKQFSLDMALRYTQVKSEYDVNLFPVDSGINNDNNYSKKRERSGKVNAYLNLLDARWKNRLSIAYSDTHSENFEPQGYYGPYTKNSGDDITIDMQSDYFFATSHDLNHRITVLGETEHSTFRPWSVDDKQTMDSSAIVGEYAIDWAKNIFLVTSLRHDFNSDFDDTDTHKVALTAWLSDGFRFHASQGSGVRNPTFSQLYGAYSTPNLNPEKSKSWDTGLEYNFASMDGYIDVTYFDANYEDAIRWDPTAGAWGEYVNQDEDSKGIEVSTFANLTSALRINSQYTYMKTHDGTAQKNELLRRPKHSASVNMNYMFSPAFSSNLALRYVGERSDYGDRELPSHTIVNLAAAYQVNDNLALNARIDNLFDKDYVEISDYGTDSATLYIGFTIH